One genomic window of Trichlorobacter lovleyi includes the following:
- a CDS encoding helix-turn-helix domain-containing protein: MSPNKIKAMLVERGIKQTDIAKELGLARSSVAGAISGYRQHKSRRVHEAVAKRVGKPIEKLWPNLYA; the protein is encoded by the coding sequence ATGTCGCCTAATAAAATCAAAGCTATGCTGGTAGAACGCGGCATCAAACAGACTGACATAGCAAAAGAGCTGGGCCTTGCCCGGTCCTCTGTTGCAGGTGCCATAAGCGGTTACCGCCAGCATAAAAGCCGCCGTGTCCATGAAGCCGTTGCCAAGCGGGTAGGCAAACCTATCGAAAAACTGTGGCCTAACTTGTACGCCTGA
- a CDS encoding helix-turn-helix domain-containing protein — MNSDVFKDRLLAVMGKESKRAFAEKCGVSEGTMRSYLRGDTTPDLDTLQVIAEKNGCSLAWLASGEGKMKRGGEPAVHDAAPRWEPTNGHPASKSAPPDGPEGYSDYELRLVLLRDIIETYEGMRPGREPERKAREITIIYRHFMEHFARHLDEVEISEYIDRWL; from the coding sequence ATGAACTCTGACGTATTCAAGGATAGGCTTCTTGCGGTTATGGGTAAGGAGTCAAAACGAGCATTCGCAGAAAAATGCGGGGTATCTGAAGGCACAATGCGCAGTTATCTGAGGGGCGACACAACTCCTGATCTAGATACACTCCAAGTAATCGCCGAAAAGAATGGTTGCAGCTTGGCGTGGTTGGCAAGTGGCGAAGGGAAGATGAAGCGGGGGGGCGAACCTGCGGTGCATGATGCGGCGCCTAGGTGGGAACCAACAAACGGGCACCCAGCGTCAAAGAGCGCCCCTCCAGACGGTCCTGAAGGATATTCTGATTATGAGTTGAGGCTTGTTCTGCTTAGGGATATCATTGAAACGTATGAAGGCATGAGACCCGGCAGGGAACCTGAACGTAAGGCGCGTGAAATAACTATCATCTATCGCCATTTTATGGAACATTTCGCACGTCATTTGGATGAAGTTGAGATCAGCGAGTATATTGATAGGTGGTTGTAA
- a CDS encoding Arm DNA-binding domain-containing protein — protein MKMEVKPTFGNIRVVRGYLHIDCRIYKERVRMTSGMEDTPDNQRDLAVFLNDVRAALKNKTFRFKEFFPNADQEKLDKFAELERSLYGVPVVKPGDVTISEYADSWLEEEKQTIHASMEIDYTDLIESRIKPMIGHLTFAELTSSTLKMFVRNLKHISGKRQGQYLSAVRMRNILNLQRKMYQEACSDYEWPYVDPFQPAFRRIKKIEALFDEDGDVRHKPREVWLLSEWLNFIMHVPIHYRPLFEAMRMGMIFSELKGLKKDCIHDDHIEIKRSYSRGVQKNRAKTTFRSRELRLGSNFNNIMQQAAESSQSEYVFTMEDGKTPLNYTTILKRIWGPALKAAGLPHRNMYSLRHTFVGWMVLLGVDSTRLKNLTGHSSRSTLTEDTYGDFREGLLAEKESILEHLGRDILDPEEFKRSFPHIYLQELGFDPTPATGMSTEVIKRLASMLATEMHGGQQLSHLQTAAVQPPDFSKLNFGKCEELGA, from the coding sequence ATGAAAATGGAAGTGAAACCGACATTTGGCAACATCAGGGTGGTCCGTGGGTATCTGCATATTGACTGCAGGATTTATAAAGAACGTGTTCGCATGACCAGCGGCATGGAGGATACGCCAGACAATCAGCGAGACCTGGCTGTTTTTTTGAACGACGTCAGAGCAGCTCTAAAAAACAAGACCTTCAGATTCAAAGAATTTTTCCCTAATGCTGATCAAGAGAAGTTGGACAAGTTTGCTGAATTGGAACGGTCGCTCTATGGCGTGCCTGTTGTAAAGCCAGGTGATGTTACCATCAGCGAATATGCGGACAGTTGGCTGGAGGAGGAGAAACAAACGATCCATGCTTCTATGGAAATAGATTACACGGATCTCATAGAATCAAGGATTAAGCCGATGATTGGGCACCTGACATTTGCAGAGCTAACCTCATCCACACTGAAGATGTTTGTTCGTAATCTTAAACATATCAGCGGTAAACGTCAGGGCCAATACCTGTCGGCGGTGAGAATGCGAAACATCCTCAATCTTCAAAGGAAAATGTATCAAGAGGCCTGCTCAGATTACGAGTGGCCGTATGTTGATCCATTTCAACCGGCATTCCGGCGGATCAAAAAGATTGAAGCGCTTTTCGATGAAGACGGCGACGTCAGGCATAAACCGCGTGAAGTATGGCTGCTGAGTGAATGGCTGAATTTCATTATGCATGTGCCGATACATTATCGGCCTCTGTTTGAGGCTATGCGGATGGGCATGATTTTCTCTGAGCTAAAGGGACTCAAGAAAGATTGCATTCACGATGACCACATTGAAATCAAGCGATCCTACTCCCGCGGTGTCCAGAAAAACCGGGCAAAAACGACATTCCGGTCGCGTGAGCTAAGACTGGGGTCAAATTTTAACAACATTATGCAGCAGGCAGCAGAATCTTCCCAAAGCGAGTATGTGTTTACCATGGAGGATGGCAAAACTCCCCTCAATTACACAACTATCTTAAAACGGATCTGGGGTCCGGCATTGAAGGCCGCAGGCCTTCCGCACCGAAACATGTATAGCCTACGCCACACGTTTGTCGGTTGGATGGTTTTACTAGGGGTAGATTCAACGCGTCTGAAAAATCTGACGGGACACTCGTCACGTTCAACGCTGACCGAAGACACATACGGTGATTTTAGGGAGGGTTTGCTGGCAGAGAAGGAGTCTATCCTGGAACACCTGGGACGGGATATTCTGGATCCTGAGGAGTTCAAGCGGTCGTTCCCGCATATCTATTTGCAGGAGCTGGGTTTTGATCCAACTCCGGCAACAGGAATGTCTACAGAGGTGATAAAAAGGCTTGCAAGCATGTTGGCAACAGAAATGCACGGGGGGCAGCAGCTGTCTCATCTGCAGACAGCTGCTGTGCAGCCGCCTGATTTTTCCAAGCTGAACTTCGGCAAGTGTGAGGAGCTAGGAGCTTAG
- a CDS encoding type I restriction-modification system subunit M, translating to MPIKKSELYSSLWKSCDELRGGMDASQYKDYVLVLLFVKYVSDKYAGDPNALIDVPDGGSFKDMVALKGDKEIGDKINKIIGKLAEANELKGVIDVADFNDADKLGKGKDMVDTLSKLVAIFENPGLDFSRNRAEGDDILGDAYEYLMRHFATESGKSKGQFYTPAEVSRIMAKVIGIGSATSSTQTVYDPTCGSGSLLLKAHDEALVDISIYGQEKDVATTALAKMNMILHNCPTAEIALGGSSTLSSPHFKEKEGGLKRHDYVVANPPFSTKAWSNGFDPANDLYNRFADGIPPAKNGDYAFLLHILTSLKSSGKGAVILPHGVLFRGGAEGTIRTNIIRKGYIKGIIGLPANLFYGTGIPACIIVLDKEHAASRSGIFMIDASKGFVKDGNKNRLRHQDIHKIVDVFTKQTELAKYSRMVSRAEIEANDFNLNIPRYIDATEPEDLQDIEAHLKGGIPNRDIDDLSRYWQVFPSLRQTLFAPLQRSGYSNLTIAAAEVKAAIFSHPEFSAFNSKVTALFELWKNANHQELTSISIGGHPKQLIDTISESLLDSFRAAPLLDPYDVYQHLMTYWSETMQDDVYLLVQEGWQAIIEGKPNTDLIPPSLMVSRYFKAEQQQIEQLEAARDAISRQMEELEEENSGEDGLLEEARTDKGKLTSKSIKDRLKAIKSDKDAADERKLLEQYLELLEQEAAANKKVKDSQKALDTTVKAKYATLSEAEVKTLVVDDKWLATLAADVQTELDRVSQALTSRIRQLAERYAMPLPQLTSEVEALSATVDAHLQRMGFVWN from the coding sequence ATGCCTATAAAAAAATCTGAACTCTACTCATCCCTCTGGAAATCCTGTGACGAGCTGCGCGGTGGTATGGATGCCAGCCAGTACAAGGACTACGTACTGGTGCTGTTGTTCGTCAAATATGTCTCTGACAAGTACGCCGGTGATCCTAATGCCTTGATTGACGTCCCTGACGGCGGTAGCTTCAAGGATATGGTGGCCCTCAAGGGTGACAAGGAGATCGGTGACAAGATCAACAAGATCATCGGCAAGCTGGCCGAGGCCAACGAGTTGAAGGGTGTCATCGATGTTGCCGACTTCAACGATGCCGACAAGCTGGGTAAGGGTAAAGACATGGTCGATACTCTTTCAAAGCTTGTGGCGATCTTTGAGAATCCCGGCCTTGATTTCAGCCGTAACCGGGCAGAGGGGGACGATATCCTTGGTGATGCCTATGAATACCTGATGCGCCACTTTGCCACCGAATCCGGCAAGAGCAAGGGGCAGTTCTACACCCCGGCCGAGGTCTCCCGCATCATGGCCAAGGTGATCGGCATCGGCAGCGCCACCAGCTCAACTCAGACAGTCTATGACCCCACCTGCGGATCCGGCTCGCTACTTCTCAAGGCCCATGACGAAGCACTGGTGGACATATCTATCTATGGACAGGAAAAGGACGTCGCCACGACAGCCTTGGCCAAGATGAACATGATCCTACATAACTGCCCCACTGCAGAGATTGCTCTAGGAGGAAGCAGCACCCTCTCATCCCCCCACTTCAAAGAGAAGGAAGGCGGCCTCAAGCGGCACGACTATGTGGTGGCCAATCCCCCCTTTTCCACCAAGGCATGGAGCAACGGCTTTGATCCGGCCAATGACCTGTACAACCGCTTTGCTGATGGCATCCCGCCAGCCAAGAACGGTGACTACGCCTTTCTGCTGCATATTCTCACCTCACTCAAGAGCAGCGGCAAGGGGGCGGTGATTCTGCCCCACGGTGTACTGTTCCGGGGCGGCGCAGAAGGCACCATCCGCACCAACATCATCCGCAAGGGCTACATCAAAGGGATCATCGGCCTGCCTGCCAACCTGTTCTACGGCACCGGTATTCCGGCCTGTATCATCGTGCTGGACAAGGAACATGCTGCCAGCCGCAGCGGCATCTTCATGATCGATGCCAGCAAGGGGTTTGTAAAGGATGGCAACAAGAACCGGCTGCGGCATCAGGATATTCACAAGATTGTGGATGTATTCACCAAGCAGACCGAGCTGGCCAAATACTCCCGTATGGTCAGCCGTGCCGAGATTGAGGCCAATGACTTCAACCTCAACATCCCGCGCTATATCGATGCCACTGAACCGGAAGACCTGCAGGATATTGAGGCTCACCTGAAAGGGGGCATCCCCAACCGGGATATTGATGACCTGAGCCGCTACTGGCAGGTCTTTCCCAGCCTGCGCCAGACCCTGTTTGCACCGCTGCAGCGCAGCGGCTACAGCAACCTGACCATCGCCGCTGCTGAGGTCAAGGCTGCCATCTTCAGCCACCCTGAGTTCAGCGCCTTCAACAGCAAGGTCACCGCCCTGTTTGAGCTTTGGAAGAACGCCAACCACCAAGAGCTAACCAGCATCAGCATTGGCGGTCATCCCAAACAGTTGATTGATACCATCAGTGAAAGCCTGCTGGACAGCTTCCGTGCTGCGCCGCTGCTTGATCCGTATGATGTCTACCAGCACCTGATGACCTACTGGAGCGAAACCATGCAGGATGATGTCTACCTGCTGGTGCAGGAGGGCTGGCAGGCAATCATTGAAGGCAAGCCTAATACCGACCTGATCCCACCCAGCCTGATGGTCAGTCGTTACTTTAAGGCAGAGCAGCAGCAGATTGAGCAGCTAGAGGCAGCACGGGATGCTATCAGCCGCCAGATGGAAGAGCTGGAAGAAGAGAACAGCGGCGAGGATGGCCTGCTGGAAGAGGCCAGGACCGACAAGGGCAAGCTGACCAGCAAGAGCATCAAGGATCGGCTCAAGGCAATCAAGAGCGACAAGGATGCTGCTGATGAACGCAAGCTGCTGGAGCAGTATCTGGAACTGCTGGAGCAGGAGGCTGCTGCCAACAAAAAGGTGAAGGATAGCCAGAAGGCGTTAGACACCACGGTAAAGGCTAAGTATGCCACCCTGAGCGAGGCCGAGGTCAAGACACTGGTGGTGGATGACAAATGGCTGGCCACCTTGGCTGCCGATGTGCAGACTGAACTGGACCGGGTATCGCAAGCCCTGACCAGCCGGATCAGGCAGCTGGCGGAACGGTATGCCATGCCGCTGCCGCAGTTAACGAGCGAGGTAGAGGCGTTGAGTGCCACGGTGGATGCACACCTTCAGCGGATGGGGTTTGTATGGAACTGA
- a CDS encoding restriction endonuclease subunit S — MELKPGYKQTEVGVIPEDWSVKCFGETCWVNQGLQIAIQNRKKHPSEKSKIYITIQFLNDGKEAEYIDVYTSSVCCGNDDVLMTRTGNTGIVVTNVDGVFHNNFFKINFDKQLVDKDFLVYSLTSPSMQKTILTKAGTSTIPDLNHNDFYSINTPLPPLPEQRAIAAALSDVDALIASLDKLIAKKRDMKQAAMQKLLTGKRRLPGFSGEWEVKRLGEVSEISMGRTPSRRNASYWGRGYKWLSIADLQEKVVSESKEEITELAASEMAIIPKGTLLMSFKLSIGRLCFAGCNLFTNEAICSFNKLQADANYLYYALNRVDFSLYGKQAVKGYTLNKESLQLVEVPYPTIPEQTAIAAILSDMDTEIASLEQKRDKTRLLKQGMMQELLTGRIRLVNSAEALHD; from the coding sequence ATGGAACTGAAGCCGGGGTACAAACAGACCGAGGTGGGGGTGATCCCGGAGGATTGGAGTGTAAAATGCTTCGGTGAAACTTGTTGGGTGAATCAGGGGCTCCAAATAGCAATACAAAATCGGAAAAAACATCCATCCGAAAAATCAAAGATTTATATAACTATTCAATTTTTGAATGACGGAAAAGAAGCTGAATATATCGACGTTTATACATCATCTGTCTGTTGCGGTAATGACGATGTCTTGATGACCAGAACTGGCAATACAGGCATTGTTGTAACAAATGTAGACGGCGTTTTTCATAATAATTTTTTCAAGATAAATTTTGATAAGCAACTGGTTGATAAAGACTTTCTTGTATATTCTTTGACTTCACCAAGCATGCAAAAAACCATTTTGACTAAAGCTGGAACAAGCACTATTCCAGATTTGAATCATAATGATTTCTACTCCATAAACACGCCCCTCCCCCCTCTCCCCGAACAACGCGCCATTGCCGCCGCCCTCTCCGATGTGGATGCCCTGATCGCCTCGCTGGACAAGCTGATCGCCAAGAAGCGCGATATGAAGCAGGCCGCCATGCAGAAACTGCTGACCGGCAAACGCCGCCTACCGGGGTTCAGTGGGGAGTGGGAGGTGAAGAGGTTGGGGGAGGTCAGTGAAATCTCAATGGGTAGAACACCAAGTCGTAGAAACGCTTCATACTGGGGGCGCGGTTACAAGTGGTTATCTATCGCAGACTTGCAGGAAAAGGTCGTTTCGGAATCGAAAGAAGAAATCACAGAGCTTGCAGCATCTGAAATGGCAATCATCCCCAAAGGCACTTTGTTGATGAGTTTCAAGCTGTCAATCGGCCGACTCTGCTTTGCTGGATGCAACCTGTTTACAAATGAGGCCATTTGCAGTTTCAACAAATTACAGGCAGACGCCAATTACCTCTACTATGCACTTAATCGTGTCGATTTCTCACTATATGGGAAGCAAGCCGTGAAGGGTTACACGTTAAATAAGGAGTCTTTGCAGCTTGTTGAGGTGCCATACCCAACAATCCCCGAACAAACCGCCATCGCCGCCATCCTCTCCGATATGGACACCGAGATCGCCAGCCTGGAGCAGAAGCGGGACAAGACCCGGCTGCTGAAACAGGGGATGATGCAGGAACTGCTGACCGGGAGGATTCGGCTGGTTAACAGTGCAGAGGCATTGCATGACTAG
- a CDS encoding DUF1643 domain-containing protein: MTSSAGAHDAGGKLRPDWPEDSVVTARFSPCGRYRYELSEIWDCNKPLVLWILMNPSVACLDHSDPTLRRTGNFSRSWGYGGQLVGNVHAYRATNKHDLLKVDDPVGPDNDLVILDMASRAQTVVLAYGSPPRQLKTRGQKVTRLLQDHPGLSYLKLSKDGVTPVHPLYLPSSLQPILFNSHMNATSGIQ, translated from the coding sequence ATGACTAGCTCTGCAGGGGCACATGATGCTGGCGGTAAATTACGTCCTGACTGGCCGGAGGATTCTGTTGTTACTGCCAGATTCTCGCCATGTGGTCGCTATCGGTATGAGTTGTCTGAGATATGGGATTGTAACAAGCCGTTGGTTCTTTGGATTTTGATGAATCCAAGCGTTGCCTGCCTAGACCATAGCGACCCAACATTGCGTAGAACCGGCAATTTCTCACGATCTTGGGGATATGGCGGACAATTAGTCGGCAATGTTCACGCCTACCGGGCAACTAACAAGCATGATCTTCTTAAAGTCGATGATCCTGTCGGGCCAGATAATGATCTGGTGATTTTGGATATGGCGAGCCGGGCTCAAACCGTTGTGCTTGCCTATGGTTCCCCACCCCGTCAGCTTAAAACACGCGGACAAAAGGTAACCCGGTTGCTGCAAGACCACCCGGGACTTTCCTACTTGAAGCTGTCAAAAGATGGCGTGACGCCGGTGCATCCGTTGTACTTGCCTTCCAGCTTGCAGCCAATCCTATTCAATAGTCATATGAATGCAACTTCCGGCATTCAGTGA
- a CDS encoding Fic family protein: protein MPVFNHHDLTLLKPSYDSPLVDVVTELEYLRRLELRGTTPAPVFFQLKYIFHILESLGSARIEGNHTTLADYVESKLEGGHLAPSDQLREMENIEIAMTYIEDAIQLGTAITEHFIRELHTLTVKELEREGDITPGAYRQKPVRIAQSEHLPPESIQVPHYMQELVAFINEEHPHKYDLIKVALAHHRFGWTHPFNNGNGRVVRLLTYALLIKYGFNVRAGGRVLNPTAVFCNDRDRYYSMLSLADMGTPEGLEKWCIYVLEGVLNELRKVDRLTDSGYLTNKILEPALAYARERELITAQEEKVLHIVAKKGVAKSADLSGAMPDMSAPQRTYQIKRLVERNMLVPIKDGARQYTIGFSNNYLMRGIIRSLASEGFIPASLNEK, encoded by the coding sequence ATGCCCGTATTTAATCATCATGACCTGACGCTCCTGAAACCTTCGTACGACTCGCCACTGGTGGACGTCGTAACCGAACTGGAATATCTGCGCCGATTGGAACTACGCGGTACAACACCGGCCCCCGTATTTTTCCAGCTTAAATATATCTTTCACATTTTGGAGAGTTTGGGGTCGGCACGTATAGAGGGTAATCACACCACATTGGCCGATTACGTCGAGAGCAAACTTGAGGGCGGTCATCTGGCTCCGTCCGATCAGCTTCGTGAGATGGAGAATATCGAAATAGCTATGACATACATCGAGGATGCCATTCAATTGGGTACCGCGATAACAGAACATTTTATTCGTGAACTGCATACTCTAACGGTTAAGGAGTTAGAGCGGGAGGGAGACATAACACCGGGGGCATACCGGCAAAAGCCAGTAAGAATTGCCCAGTCCGAACATTTACCGCCCGAATCCATTCAAGTGCCTCACTACATGCAGGAGCTGGTGGCCTTCATAAATGAAGAACATCCACATAAATATGACTTGATCAAAGTTGCTTTGGCTCATCATCGCTTTGGCTGGACTCACCCGTTCAATAACGGCAACGGACGTGTGGTCCGCCTGCTCACCTATGCTTTGTTGATCAAATACGGTTTCAATGTGAGGGCTGGCGGCAGGGTACTTAACCCGACCGCTGTTTTCTGTAATGATCGCGACCGCTATTACTCCATGCTGTCACTTGCTGACATGGGAACTCCCGAAGGGCTGGAGAAATGGTGTATTTATGTTCTGGAAGGTGTTTTGAATGAACTACGTAAAGTTGACCGTTTAACCGATTCAGGTTATCTGACCAACAAAATTTTGGAACCGGCCTTGGCATATGCACGGGAAAGAGAGCTTATCACAGCACAGGAAGAGAAGGTCTTGCATATTGTTGCCAAGAAGGGTGTGGCAAAGTCTGCTGATCTTTCCGGAGCAATGCCTGATATGTCTGCACCCCAGAGAACATATCAGATCAAACGGTTGGTTGAGCGCAATATGCTGGTTCCAATCAAGGACGGGGCACGGCAATATACTATCGGTTTCAGCAACAATTATCTCATGCGGGGGATTATCCGTTCCTTGGCATCTGAAGGATTTATCCCGGCAAGTTTGAATGAGAAGTAA
- a CDS encoding type I restriction endonuclease subunit R, whose amino-acid sequence MSSAVGQIEKKTQQRVIRLFREQLGYDYLGDWIDRENNRNVEPDLLRSFLGKQGHDDTIINRTLHLLDKAASDQSKKLYDRNKVVYDLLRYAVKVKPDAGTNTIDVWLIDWKNPHNNHFAIAEEVTIKGADAKASTKRPDLVLYINGIALGVLELKRSTVSVSEGIRQNLDNQKKQFIQHFFSTMQLLMAGNDTEGLRYGTIETPEKYYLTWKEDGPEENLLDRSLLQMCGKERLLELIHDFVVFDAGTKKLCRHNQFFGVKAAQRHLGSREGGIIWHTQGSGKSLTMVWLAKWIRENITDSRVLIITDRTELDEQIEKVFKGVHEDIYRTSSGADLITTLNATAPWLVCSLIHKFGNKEDGEDVGDIDAYITEIKRSLPPDFRAKGDLYVFVDECHRTQSGELHKAMKAILPNALFIGFTGTPLLKADKQKSIEVFGRYIHTYKFDEAVHDKVVLDLRYEARDIDQNVKSQKKIDEWFEAKTKGLTDLAKAQLKARWGTLQKLFSCKERLEMIVNDILLDMNTKPRLMDGRGNAMLVAGSIYEACKYYELFAKTELKGKCAIVTSYKPQVSDTKGETTGEGETDNLRKYDIYRTMLAEWFNEAPETAVNKVETFEQQVKKQFIDEPGQMRLLIVVDKLLTGFDAPSATYLYIDKQMRDHGLFQAICRVNRLDGDDKEYGYIIDYKDLFKKLEGAVQNYTSGALDGFDREDVAGLLEDRLQKAKEHLEESRESIKALCEPVEPPKDTLAYLRFFCAVESGNAEQLKENEPKRLALYKMTATLLRAFANLASELADAGYSTAEIETIKAEVDHFEKVRNEVKLASGDYIDLKMYEPAMRYLIDTYIRADESEKISAFDDLSLINLIVERGEDVVEALPKSIRSSKSATAETIENNVRKLIIDEHPINPKYYDNMSDLLQALIEQRRQEAISYQEYLAKIVALTKQVKQPGTASYPSAINTKAKQALYDNLDKDEVLAVAVHNAVRENMQDGWLDNAIKVKKVKNAIKSTLSDDSRTDTILELVKHQHEYQ is encoded by the coding sequence ATGTCATCCGCCGTCGGACAAATCGAGAAGAAGACCCAGCAAAGAGTCATCAGACTGTTCCGAGAGCAGTTGGGGTATGACTACCTTGGCGACTGGATCGACCGCGAGAACAACCGCAATGTCGAGCCTGACCTGCTGCGCTCGTTCCTTGGCAAACAGGGGCACGATGACACTATCATCAACCGCACCCTTCACTTGCTGGACAAGGCTGCCAGTGATCAGAGCAAGAAGCTGTATGACCGCAACAAGGTGGTTTATGACCTGCTGCGCTATGCCGTAAAGGTCAAACCTGATGCTGGTACCAATACCATCGATGTCTGGCTGATCGACTGGAAGAATCCCCACAACAATCACTTTGCCATTGCCGAAGAGGTTACGATCAAGGGGGCCGATGCCAAGGCCAGCACCAAGCGGCCTGACCTTGTGCTCTACATCAACGGTATTGCCCTTGGCGTGCTGGAGCTGAAACGCTCCACGGTCTCTGTCTCTGAAGGTATCCGACAGAATCTGGACAACCAGAAGAAACAGTTTATTCAACACTTTTTTTCTACCATGCAACTGCTCATGGCAGGTAACGACACTGAAGGGCTGCGCTACGGCACCATTGAGACCCCGGAAAAGTACTACCTAACATGGAAAGAGGATGGCCCGGAGGAGAACCTGCTGGATCGCAGCCTGCTGCAGATGTGCGGCAAGGAGCGGCTGCTGGAGTTAATCCATGACTTTGTGGTCTTTGATGCCGGTACCAAGAAGCTCTGCCGTCATAACCAGTTCTTTGGGGTTAAGGCAGCGCAGCGGCATCTCGGAAGCCGTGAAGGGGGCATCATTTGGCACACTCAAGGATCGGGTAAATCCCTGACCATGGTCTGGCTGGCCAAGTGGATCAGGGAGAACATTACCGACAGCCGGGTGCTGATCATTACCGACCGGACCGAACTGGATGAGCAGATCGAGAAGGTCTTCAAAGGTGTGCATGAGGATATCTACCGCACCAGCAGCGGTGCAGACCTGATCACCACCCTCAATGCCACTGCCCCGTGGTTGGTCTGCTCGTTGATTCACAAGTTTGGCAACAAGGAAGACGGCGAAGATGTTGGCGATATTGATGCCTATATCACCGAGATTAAGCGTTCCCTGCCACCAGACTTCAGGGCCAAGGGCGACCTGTACGTGTTTGTGGATGAGTGCCACCGCACCCAGTCGGGTGAGCTGCACAAGGCTATGAAGGCGATCCTGCCCAATGCCCTGTTCATCGGCTTTACCGGCACCCCGCTCTTAAAGGCTGACAAGCAGAAGAGCATTGAGGTGTTTGGCCGCTACATCCACACCTACAAGTTTGATGAGGCGGTGCATGACAAGGTGGTGCTGGACCTGCGCTATGAGGCGCGAGACATCGACCAGAATGTTAAATCACAGAAGAAGATTGATGAATGGTTTGAGGCCAAGACCAAGGGACTGACCGATCTGGCCAAGGCCCAGCTCAAGGCGCGCTGGGGTACTCTGCAGAAGCTGTTCTCCTGCAAGGAGCGGCTGGAGATGATCGTCAACGACATTCTGCTGGATATGAACACCAAGCCGCGCCTGATGGATGGCCGGGGCAATGCCATGTTGGTGGCAGGCAGTATCTACGAAGCCTGCAAGTACTACGAGCTGTTTGCCAAGACCGAGCTAAAGGGTAAGTGCGCCATTGTCACCAGCTATAAGCCGCAGGTCAGTGACACCAAGGGAGAGACTACCGGCGAAGGTGAAACCGACAACCTGCGCAAGTACGACATCTACCGTACCATGCTGGCCGAGTGGTTCAATGAGGCACCGGAGACAGCGGTAAACAAGGTGGAAACCTTTGAGCAGCAGGTAAAGAAGCAGTTCATCGATGAGCCGGGGCAGATGAGGCTGCTGATAGTGGTGGACAAGCTGCTGACCGGCTTTGATGCACCCTCGGCCACCTACCTGTACATCGACAAGCAGATGCGGGATCATGGCCTGTTCCAAGCCATCTGCCGGGTGAACCGATTGGACGGCGATGACAAGGAGTACGGCTACATCATTGACTACAAGGACCTGTTCAAGAAACTGGAAGGGGCAGTTCAGAATTACACCTCCGGCGCACTGGACGGCTTTGACAGGGAGGATGTGGCCGGTCTGCTGGAGGATCGCCTGCAAAAGGCCAAGGAACATCTGGAAGAATCGCGGGAGTCGATCAAGGCTCTCTGTGAGCCGGTGGAACCGCCCAAGGATACGCTGGCCTATCTGCGCTTCTTCTGTGCAGTTGAGTCCGGCAATGCCGAGCAGTTGAAGGAAAACGAGCCTAAGCGGCTGGCCCTGTATAAAATGACCGCTACCTTGCTGCGTGCCTTTGCCAATCTTGCCAGCGAGCTGGCTGATGCAGGCTATAGCACCGCAGAGATCGAGACCATCAAGGCAGAGGTGGATCATTTTGAAAAGGTGCGCAATGAGGTGAAGCTGGCCAGTGGCGACTACATTGACCTGAAGATGTACGAGCCAGCCATGCGCTATCTGATCGACACCTACATTCGGGCTGATGAGAGCGAGAAGATATCAGCCTTTGATGATCTCTCTCTGATCAACCTGATTGTGGAGCGGGGCGAGGATGTGGTGGAAGCACTGCCCAAGTCAATCCGATCCAGCAAGAGCGCCACTGCTGAGACCATCGAGAACAACGTCCGCAAGCTGATTATTGACGAGCACCCGATCAATCCCAAGTACTACGATAATATGTCGGACTTACTGCAGGCCCTGATTGAGCAGCGCAGGCAGGAGGCGATCAGCTATCAGGAGTATCTGGCCAAGATTGTGGCCTTGACCAAGCAGGTCAAACAGCCGGGAACTGCTTCCTACCCATCTGCCATTAACACCAAGGCCAAGCAGGCACTGTATGACAACCTTGATAAGGATGAGGTGCTGGCAGTGGCGGTCCACAATGCCGTAAGGGAAAACATGCAGGACGGCTGGCTGGATAACGCCATCAAGGTCAAGAAGGTTAAAAACGCGATCAAGTCTACCCTGAGTGATGACAGCCGGACAGATACAATCCTAGAACTGGTGAAGCATCAGCATGAATACCAGTAG